The DNA segment AAGGAAGCGATCCAAATTCTGCACAATTTACACGATTTAGGGGTGCACCTGGCGATCGACGATTTCGGTACCGGTTATTCGTCGCTGGCCAATCTGAAATCACTGCCGCTGGACGTGTTGAAGATCGACCGGAGTTTTATCGAAGATATTCCGCACCATAGCGACGACATGGAAATCACCGCGACAATCATCGCCATGGCCAAAAACCTGCGCATGCGAGTCATCGCCGAGGGCGTCGAGACTGCCGAGCAGCTGGCGTTTTTAAAAGGCCGGCAATGCGATTTATACCAAGGATTTTTGACCAGCGCCCCACTGAGTGCGGCGGAATTTGCGGCTTTTTTAGCCACATACCGCCAGGAACGGCTGGAAACGGCATCTTAGTCGGCCGCTGCCCATCCCGGTTTTAGCCAAACTGCGGAAAAAAGTTATAATGCCGCTTTTTAACCCGACCTATAAGGATCAAAAGATGGCTGACAATCTGATTGCACCTTCCATTCTTTCCGCAGACTTCGCGCGCTTGGGCGAAGAAGTCGTTAATGTTTTAAATGCCGGTGCGGATATCGTGCATTTCGATGTGATGGACAACCATTTTGTGCCTAATTTGACTATCGGTCCATTGGTCTGCGAAGCGCTGCGCAAGCACGGCGTCACCGCACCGATCGACGTCCATTTGATGGTCGAACCGGTCGACCGCATCATTCCGGATTTCGCCAAAGCCGGCGCCAGTTACATTACCTTCCATCCGGAAGCCTCGCGCCACATCGACCGTAGCCTGCAAATGATCCGCGACCACGGCTGCAAATCCGGTCTGGTGTTCAACCCGGCGACACCGTTGTCTTTTCTGGACCACGTGCTGGATAAATGCGACATGATCCTGTTGATGTCGGTCAACCCCGGCTTCGGCGGCCAATCCTTCATTCCGTCGGCGCTGGACAAGCTGCGCCAGGTCAGAAAGATCATTGACGACAGCGGCTTCGATATCCGCCTGGAGATCGACGGCGGCGTGAAAGTGGACAACATCCGCGAGATCAAAGAAGCCGGCGCCGATACTTTCGTTGCCGGTTCCGCGATCTTCGGCAAACCGGACTACAAAGCCGTGATCGACGAAATGCGCGCGGAATTGGCCAAAGCCAAATAAGCTTGATCGGCAGGCCGCTCTGGAATCTGAAGGAGCGGCTTTAGCGAAAGCTTTTCGCTACCCTCGCCTGCCGCCGATGCGGGCTGAATCTGAACCTGTTCGACTAAAGCATTGCTGGCACCGATATTGCTTGAGTTGTGCA comes from the Methylomonas sp. EFPC3 genome and includes:
- the rpe gene encoding ribulose-phosphate 3-epimerase gives rise to the protein MADNLIAPSILSADFARLGEEVVNVLNAGADIVHFDVMDNHFVPNLTIGPLVCEALRKHGVTAPIDVHLMVEPVDRIIPDFAKAGASYITFHPEASRHIDRSLQMIRDHGCKSGLVFNPATPLSFLDHVLDKCDMILLMSVNPGFGGQSFIPSALDKLRQVRKIIDDSGFDIRLEIDGGVKVDNIREIKEAGADTFVAGSAIFGKPDYKAVIDEMRAELAKAK